In Bacillus sp. NP247, one DNA window encodes the following:
- the ribD gene encoding bifunctional diaminohydroxyphosphoribosylaminopyrimidine deaminase/5-amino-6-(5-phosphoribosylamino)uracil reductase RibD: MTDPEYMRIALQLAHGTTGQTSPNPMVGAVVVKDGNIIGMGAHLRAGEEHAEVHALHMAGERAKDATVYVTLEPCSHFGKTPPCCELLIEKGVQRVVIATLDCNPLVSGNGKRRLEEAGIEVTTGVLEAEATLLNRYFFHYMKTKRPFVTIKTAMSLDGKTATVTGESQWITGEETRADVHQYRHMHDAILVGVNTVLTDNPHLTTRIPNGGKHPIRVILDTHLRTPPSSHVITDGLTPTWIIVGKDVNKEKIASYESNNIAVFQMKTQQIEIQDVLSLLGEKQILSLFVEGGQTVHANFLKTNSFNEIVAYISPKLIGGKDAPTLFGGAGFSKLQDALSLTIQEMKQIGNDIKIVATLKSEVTECLQEL; encoded by the coding sequence ATGACAGATCCAGAATATATGAGGATTGCCTTGCAGTTAGCACACGGTACAACTGGGCAAACGAGTCCAAATCCTATGGTTGGTGCTGTTGTTGTAAAAGATGGAAACATCATAGGAATGGGAGCTCACTTGCGTGCTGGTGAAGAACATGCTGAAGTTCATGCTCTTCACATGGCTGGTGAAAGAGCAAAAGACGCTACTGTTTATGTAACACTTGAACCATGTAGCCATTTTGGAAAAACACCACCTTGCTGTGAATTACTCATTGAAAAAGGAGTCCAGCGGGTTGTAATTGCTACCCTTGATTGCAATCCACTCGTTTCTGGCAATGGAAAAAGGAGATTAGAAGAAGCTGGAATCGAGGTAACTACTGGTGTTCTTGAGGCGGAAGCCACTTTATTAAATCGATACTTTTTTCACTATATGAAAACGAAACGTCCCTTTGTAACAATAAAAACAGCAATGAGCTTAGATGGAAAAACAGCAACTGTAACGGGTGAAAGCCAGTGGATTACAGGCGAAGAAACACGCGCTGATGTTCACCAATATCGTCATATGCATGATGCTATCCTAGTCGGTGTGAATACAGTTCTAACTGATAATCCACACTTAACAACACGAATTCCAAACGGAGGTAAACATCCTATACGTGTTATTTTAGATACCCACTTACGAACGCCGCCATCTTCTCATGTCATAACAGATGGCTTAACTCCGACATGGATTATTGTCGGTAAGGATGTAAATAAAGAGAAAATAGCGTCTTATGAATCTAACAATATAGCTGTATTCCAAATGAAAACACAGCAAATTGAAATACAAGATGTCCTATCCCTACTCGGTGAAAAACAAATTCTTTCTCTGTTCGTTGAAGGTGGTCAAACGGTGCATGCGAACTTCTTAAAAACAAATAGTTTTAATGAAATTGTGGCCTATATAAGCCCGAAATTAATTGGTGGAAAAGATGCACCCACTTTATTTGGCGGAGCTGGTTTTTCGAAGTTACAAGACGCACTTTCCTTAACAATTCAAGAGATGAAACAAATTGGTAATGATATAAAAATTGTTGCAACCTTAAAAAGCGAGGTGACGGAATGTTTACAGGAATTGTAG
- a CDS encoding DUF2552 family protein yields the protein MDKKLQTLQNIANERTWASFLNDNHPYSLLHWSIAGVGQEPKDVWLLQDEVTFQTTEFSTLDEAVKWISENMEQVTDVLAQ from the coding sequence ATGGATAAAAAATTACAAACACTACAAAATATTGCAAATGAGCGCACATGGGCATCATTTTTGAATGATAATCATCCATATAGTTTACTTCATTGGTCAATCGCAGGTGTAGGACAAGAACCGAAAGATGTTTGGTTACTTCAAGATGAGGTGACTTTTCAAACGACGGAATTCTCAACGCTAGACGAGGCAGTAAAGTGGATTTCTGAAAATATGGAACAAGTTACAGACGTTTTAGCGCAGTAA
- a CDS encoding alpha/beta hydrolase: MKRFFTALFTILGALTAIGIFFTNKVMYLKKKTEEEVLERETKRHFHLDDFKAIQKEEVHIPSQFGYELHGYYMPAGHSNKFMIFCHGVTVNKMNSVKYANLFLNRGYNVFIYDHRRHGKTGGKTTSYGYYEKHDLKSVVDWLKDRFGTNITLGIHGESMGAATLLQYAGLVEDGADFYIADCPFSDFYGQLQHRLKVEFHLPKWPLLPLANAFLKVRDGYTIREVSPIDCIKNINNPVLFIHSKDDDYILSDMTKSLYEAKENNKQLYIAEHGAHACSYNENKEAYEDAIDQFLNTYVKETKNRLA; encoded by the coding sequence ATGAAACGTTTTTTTACAGCATTGTTTACTATACTAGGTGCACTAACTGCGATTGGGATTTTCTTTACAAATAAAGTTATGTACTTGAAGAAAAAAACAGAGGAAGAAGTTTTAGAACGCGAAACGAAAAGGCATTTTCATTTGGACGATTTTAAGGCTATTCAAAAAGAAGAGGTTCACATCCCTTCTCAATTCGGATACGAACTTCACGGATATTACATGCCAGCTGGTCATTCCAATAAGTTTATGATTTTTTGTCATGGTGTGACTGTAAATAAAATGAATTCCGTTAAATATGCAAACTTATTTTTAAATAGAGGATATAACGTATTTATTTATGATCATCGCCGTCATGGTAAAACCGGTGGTAAAACAACAAGTTATGGCTATTATGAAAAACATGATTTAAAGTCAGTAGTTGACTGGCTAAAAGATCGTTTCGGAACGAATATTACACTCGGAATTCATGGTGAATCTATGGGTGCTGCAACTCTTCTTCAATATGCAGGACTTGTAGAAGATGGTGCTGATTTTTATATTGCTGATTGTCCTTTCTCTGATTTTTATGGACAGTTACAACATCGTTTGAAAGTTGAGTTTCATTTGCCAAAATGGCCTTTATTACCTTTAGCAAATGCCTTTTTAAAAGTTCGTGATGGCTATACAATTCGTGAAGTTTCACCAATCGATTGTATAAAAAATATTAACAATCCTGTTCTCTTTATTCATAGTAAAGATGATGACTATATTTTATCTGATATGACGAAGTCACTTTATGAAGCGAAAGAAAATAATAAACAGCTTTATATTGCAGAACATGGTGCACACGCTTGCTCTTATAATGAAAATAAAGAAGCATACGAAGATGCCATCGATCAATTTTTAAACACATATGTAAAAGAAACAAAAAACAGGCTTGCATAA
- a CDS encoding alpha/beta fold hydrolase encodes MLFRSYTPKFYNEKKQLIPNSIATIENVMINDRKQSLLIRGQNVAQPILLCCHGGPGMAQIGFIRHFQKELEKHFIVINWDQRGAGKSFLWRDIQTNFTINQFFSDAKKVIQYLLKRFNKQKLFLAGHSWGSIIGLQIANQCPEYIEAYIGIGQIVHMKQNEELLYQHLISSAKKHDHKKALASLLKLGKPPFLDTRRLIIQRKWLGTFGGAIQNGSSFSFIRKGFFSPEYTLLDWFKFLAGNLKSGVLWEEMLTIDFFSSISSLSVPVYFCSGRYDYQTPYALVQQYCDIIQAPIKKMIWFPNSAHSPDLEEPELFAKSLQSIKQELSFQH; translated from the coding sequence ATGCTTTTTCGTAGCTATACACCAAAGTTTTATAACGAAAAGAAGCAATTAATCCCTAACAGTATCGCTACGATAGAAAACGTTATGATTAATGACCGGAAACAATCTCTCCTTATACGCGGCCAAAACGTGGCACAGCCTATTTTATTATGCTGTCATGGCGGTCCTGGTATGGCACAAATCGGCTTTATTCGCCATTTTCAAAAAGAGTTAGAAAAGCACTTTATCGTTATTAATTGGGATCAGCGAGGGGCAGGTAAATCCTTTTTATGGCGGGATATCCAAACAAATTTTACGATTAATCAATTTTTTTCAGATGCAAAAAAGGTTATTCAATATCTTCTCAAACGCTTTAATAAGCAAAAACTATTTCTCGCTGGTCATTCTTGGGGAAGTATTATCGGACTACAAATCGCTAATCAATGTCCCGAATATATAGAAGCATACATCGGCATCGGTCAAATTGTACATATGAAGCAAAATGAAGAATTACTATATCAACATTTAATTAGCTCTGCCAAAAAACATGACCATAAAAAGGCATTAGCTTCTCTTTTAAAATTAGGGAAACCACCCTTTTTAGATACGAGACGCCTCATTATTCAAAGAAAGTGGCTGGGGACATTCGGAGGAGCAATCCAAAATGGATCTTCCTTTTCTTTCATACGAAAAGGCTTCTTTTCTCCTGAATATACGCTATTAGATTGGTTCAAATTTCTCGCAGGAAATTTGAAATCCGGAGTTTTATGGGAAGAGATGCTGACAATCGATTTCTTTTCATCTATTTCAAGTTTATCTGTTCCTGTTTATTTTTGTTCTGGTCGCTATGATTATCAAACTCCTTATGCACTCGTTCAACAATATTGCGATATCATTCAAGCTCCTATTAAAAAGATGATTTGGTTTCCAAACTCGGCACATTCTCCAGATTTAGAAGAGCCTGAGTTATTCGCTAAATCTTTACAATCAATTAAACAAGAACTATCTTTTCAACATTAA
- the ribBA gene encoding bifunctional 3,4-dihydroxy-2-butanone 4-phosphate synthase/GTP cyclohydrolase II produces MFHRIEEALEDLKQGKVVIVCDDENRENEGDFIALAEYITPETINFMITHGRGLVCVPITEGYAERLQLEPMVSHNTDSHHTAFTVSIDHVSTTTGISAHERATTIQELLNPASKGTDFNRPGHIFPLIAKEGGVLRRAGHTEAAVDLAKLCGAEPAGVICEIINEDGTMARVPDLLECAKQFDMKMITIEDLIAYRRHHETLVTREVAITLPTDFGTFHAIGYSNSLDMKEHIALVKGDISTGEPVLVRVHSECLTGDVFGSCRCDCGPQLHAALAQIEREGKGVLLYMRQEGRGIGLLNKLRAYKLQEEGLDTVEANEKLGFPADLRDYGIGAQILKDLGLQSLRLLTNNPRKIAGLQGYDLEVTERVPLQMPTKEENKTYLQTKVSKLGHLLNLSRINGQ; encoded by the coding sequence ATGTTTCATCGTATTGAAGAAGCTCTAGAAGATTTAAAACAAGGAAAAGTCGTTATCGTATGTGATGATGAAAACCGGGAAAATGAAGGCGATTTTATTGCTTTAGCAGAGTACATTACACCAGAAACGATTAATTTTATGATTACACACGGTCGTGGTCTCGTTTGCGTACCGATTACGGAAGGGTACGCAGAGCGTTTACAGTTAGAACCAATGGTTTCTCATAATACGGATTCGCATCATACTGCTTTTACAGTAAGTATCGATCACGTTTCTACAACAACAGGCATTAGTGCTCATGAGCGTGCTACAACAATACAGGAATTATTAAATCCCGCATCTAAAGGAACTGATTTTAACCGTCCTGGACATATCTTTCCATTAATTGCGAAAGAAGGTGGCGTCCTTCGCCGCGCAGGTCATACAGAAGCTGCTGTTGATTTAGCAAAACTTTGCGGAGCTGAGCCAGCCGGCGTCATTTGCGAGATTATAAATGAAGATGGGACGATGGCACGTGTACCTGATTTACTAGAGTGCGCCAAACAATTTGATATGAAAATGATTACAATTGAAGATTTAATTGCTTATCGCCGCCATCACGAAACACTTGTGACGAGAGAAGTGGCAATTACATTACCTACAGATTTCGGTACTTTTCATGCAATTGGCTATTCTAACTCATTAGATATGAAAGAACATATCGCGCTCGTAAAAGGTGATATTTCAACAGGCGAACCTGTACTTGTACGCGTTCATTCAGAATGCTTAACAGGAGATGTATTTGGTTCGTGCCGCTGTGATTGTGGACCACAGCTACATGCTGCACTTGCTCAAATTGAGCGTGAAGGAAAAGGCGTTCTTCTCTATATGAGACAAGAAGGACGAGGCATTGGCCTTCTTAATAAGCTTCGCGCTTATAAGTTACAAGAAGAAGGGTTAGATACTGTAGAAGCAAATGAAAAACTTGGGTTCCCAGCTGATCTTCGTGATTACGGTATTGGCGCTCAAATTTTAAAAGATTTAGGATTACAAAGTTTACGATTATTAACGAATAATCCACGAAAAATTGCTGGCTTACAAGGTTATGATTTAGAAGTAACCGAGCGTGTACCGTTGCAAATGCCAACAAAAGAAGAAAATAAAACGTATTTACAAACGAAAGTAAGCAAATTAGGACATTTACTAAACTTATCCCGCATTAACGGGCAGTAA
- the ribH gene encoding 6,7-dimethyl-8-ribityllumazine synthase, whose protein sequence is MVFEGHLVGTGLKVGVVVGRFNEFITSKLLGGALDGLKRHGVEENDIDVAWVPGAFEIPLIAKKMASSGKYDAVITLGTVIRGATTHYDYVCNEVAKGVASLSLQTDIPVIFGVLTTETIEQAIERAGTKAGNKGYESAVAAIEMAHLSKQWA, encoded by the coding sequence ATGGTATTCGAAGGTCATTTAGTTGGTACAGGGTTAAAAGTTGGGGTTGTTGTTGGACGTTTTAATGAATTTATTACAAGCAAGTTACTTGGCGGTGCTTTAGACGGATTAAAGCGTCACGGTGTAGAAGAAAATGATATTGATGTTGCATGGGTTCCTGGTGCATTCGAAATTCCTTTAATCGCTAAAAAGATGGCTAGTAGCGGAAAGTATGATGCTGTTATTACATTAGGTACCGTAATCCGCGGTGCTACAACGCATTACGATTACGTTTGTAATGAAGTAGCAAAAGGTGTTGCGTCTTTATCACTACAAACTGACATCCCTGTTATTTTCGGTGTATTAACGACAGAAACAATTGAACAAGCGATTGAACGTGCAGGCACGAAAGCTGGTAATAAAGGATATGAATCAGCCGTTGCTGCCATTGAAATGGCTCACTTATCAAAACAATGGGCATAA
- a CDS encoding LacI family DNA-binding transcriptional regulator → MATIRDVAKLAGVSVATVSRVINEKGYVHEDTVKQVKKAIEELHYRPNATAKPLFKQPSTMIALLVDNLHNPSYITLLRFVEEIAYKEGYQVIVCNIENKNRYIDMLEQNNIAGVIMTKSVFRSIGEISLPFAVLEERQSLMSYYESGQKAVSLLKEKGCQFLAYIGEGVESEEMEEHVAGFLDTAWKEGLSYREEIVQGYTNQQFLELLQKHPYIDGVVASSDKVAIELIRAAKTLNIHIPGKLQIIGFKGSVEGEWISPSLTTIGSYIEENGEIAFQQLIGKIKKKQVRQEEVKTEFRCIERETTK, encoded by the coding sequence GTGGCAACTATACGTGATGTTGCAAAATTGGCCGGTGTTTCAGTCGCAACCGTTTCAAGAGTCATTAACGAAAAAGGATATGTCCATGAAGATACGGTGAAACAAGTAAAAAAAGCAATTGAAGAATTACATTATAGGCCGAATGCTACAGCAAAGCCTTTATTTAAGCAGCCTTCAACGATGATTGCATTACTTGTAGATAATTTGCATAATCCATCATACATCACCTTGCTTCGTTTCGTTGAGGAAATAGCATATAAAGAAGGGTATCAAGTAATAGTTTGTAATATAGAAAATAAGAATAGATACATAGATATGTTGGAGCAAAATAACATTGCAGGCGTTATAATGACGAAATCTGTTTTTCGAAGTATAGGAGAAATCTCACTTCCTTTCGCTGTGCTTGAAGAACGACAATCTCTTATGAGCTATTATGAAAGTGGTCAGAAAGCTGTTTCTTTATTAAAAGAGAAAGGCTGCCAGTTTCTTGCTTATATCGGTGAGGGAGTAGAGAGTGAAGAAATGGAAGAGCATGTGGCAGGATTTCTAGATACTGCTTGGAAAGAAGGACTTTCTTATCGAGAGGAAATTGTACAAGGGTATACGAATCAACAGTTTCTTGAATTGTTACAAAAGCATCCATACATAGATGGAGTTGTAGCTTCAAGTGATAAGGTCGCTATTGAGCTAATTAGGGCGGCGAAAACTCTTAATATCCATATACCAGGTAAGTTGCAAATCATTGGATTTAAGGGGAGTGTAGAGGGTGAATGGATAAGTCCATCATTAACGACGATTGGAAGTTATATCGAAGAAAATGGGGAAATAGCTTTTCAACAGTTAATAGGAAAAATAAAGAAGAAACAAGTGCGACAAGAAGAAGTGAAAACAGAATTTAGGTGCATTGAAAGAGAAACAACAAAGTAA
- a CDS encoding GNAT family N-acetyltransferase: MVHIQKITPEMKETIRGFMCENWGSSMMVSRGRAHQLEELPGFIALKNDRIVGIITCEVLKNMCEVVSLDSFEEGNGIGTKLVDCVLQMARENECEKVWLITTNDNMNALRFYQKRNFMMTNLYIDAVKEARKIKKEIPFIGYDNIAISHEIQLEYIL, encoded by the coding sequence ATGGTTCATATACAAAAAATTACACCAGAAATGAAAGAAACCATTCGGGGGTTTATGTGTGAAAACTGGGGGAGTTCAATGATGGTCTCGCGAGGCAGAGCACATCAATTAGAAGAATTACCTGGTTTTATCGCACTTAAAAATGACAGAATAGTGGGAATTATAACGTGTGAAGTGCTAAAAAACATGTGTGAAGTTGTATCGCTAGATAGTTTTGAGGAAGGAAATGGGATTGGAACAAAACTGGTGGATTGTGTATTGCAAATGGCAAGGGAAAATGAGTGTGAAAAAGTGTGGCTCATTACGACGAATGATAATATGAACGCACTTCGTTTTTATCAAAAACGTAACTTCATGATGACGAATTTGTATATTGATGCGGTAAAGGAAGCACGAAAAATAAAGAAAGAAATTCCGTTTATTGGTTATGATAATATCGCGATTTCACATGAAATTCAGCTGGAGTATATTTTATGA
- the ribE gene encoding riboflavin synthase, whose translation MFTGIVEELGTISSMTQSGEAMKLTISTNQILSDVKLGDSIAVNGICLTVTNFTTTSFTVDAMPETMKATSLRMLKPSAKVNLERAMAANGRFGGHFVTGHIDGIGTILTKKQHYNAVYYKIAISDELLHYCLHKGSVAVDGTSLTIFDIDESSITISLIPHTVSESVIGEKKAGDIVNIECDMIGKYIERFISQPAKRTDSMTESFLQENGFL comes from the coding sequence ATGTTTACAGGAATTGTAGAAGAGTTAGGAACGATATCAAGCATGACTCAAAGCGGGGAAGCAATGAAACTAACTATTAGCACAAATCAAATTTTATCGGATGTTAAGCTGGGTGATAGTATCGCGGTTAACGGCATTTGCTTAACCGTAACTAATTTTACAACTACTTCATTCACTGTCGACGCAATGCCTGAAACAATGAAAGCAACATCACTTCGTATGCTAAAGCCAAGTGCCAAAGTGAATTTAGAACGGGCGATGGCTGCAAACGGACGATTCGGTGGACATTTCGTCACCGGACATATCGACGGCATCGGTACGATTTTAACTAAAAAACAACATTACAATGCCGTCTATTACAAAATAGCAATTTCTGATGAGTTACTACACTATTGTTTGCATAAAGGATCCGTTGCTGTTGATGGCACTAGCTTAACAATATTTGATATAGACGAATCTTCAATTACAATCTCACTCATCCCGCACACAGTAAGTGAATCTGTCATCGGAGAAAAAAAAGCTGGGGATATCGTAAACATTGAGTGTGACATGATTGGTAAATATATTGAACGCTTTATTTCACAGCCCGCAAAAAGAACAGATTCAATGACCGAAAGCTTTTTACAAGAAAACGGATTTCTATAA
- a CDS encoding CDGSH iron-sulfur domain-containing protein produces MAKVQIKVNDNGSFRVTGDVELVDSQGNVFPAKPAFSLCRCGLSKNMPYCDASHKGKFESVVRAPEAE; encoded by the coding sequence TTGGCAAAAGTACAAATTAAAGTAAATGATAATGGCTCTTTTCGCGTTACAGGGGACGTGGAATTAGTTGACTCACAAGGGAATGTATTCCCAGCAAAACCGGCATTTTCTTTATGTCGTTGTGGTTTATCAAAAAATATGCCTTATTGCGATGCTTCGCATAAAGGAAAATTCGAGTCTGTTGTTAGAGCACCAGAGGCAGAGTAA
- the bioB gene encoding biotin synthase, with protein MKQVQTKRDWKKLAYDVVEEKMIAKEDAIAILEADDTEVLEIMNAAYIIRHHHFGKKVKLNMIINTKSGLCPEDCGYCSQSIISEAPIDKYAWLTQEKIVEGAHEAIRRKAGTYCIVASGRRPTDKEVNHVIGAVKEIRETTDLKICCCLGFLNEDQAGQLAEAGVHRYNHNLNTHANNYDSICSTHTYDDRVDTVQKAKQAGISPCSGAIFGMGETIEQRAEIAFELQRLDADSIPCNFLVAVKGTPLEGQKELTPVECLKVLAMMRFVNPTKEIRISGGRELNLRSVQPLGLFAANSIFVGDYLTTAGQEPTADWGMIEDLGFEIEECAL; from the coding sequence ATGAAACAAGTACAAACAAAAAGGGATTGGAAAAAACTTGCATACGACGTAGTAGAGGAGAAAATGATTGCGAAAGAAGATGCAATTGCAATATTAGAAGCTGATGATACAGAGGTTTTAGAAATTATGAATGCAGCTTACATCATTCGCCATCATCATTTTGGTAAAAAAGTAAAGTTGAACATGATTATAAATACGAAATCTGGATTATGTCCTGAAGATTGCGGGTATTGTTCACAGTCTATTATTTCAGAAGCACCGATTGATAAGTATGCATGGTTAACACAAGAGAAAATTGTTGAAGGAGCGCACGAAGCAATTCGTCGTAAAGCGGGGACATATTGTATTGTTGCATCTGGTCGTCGTCCGACGGATAAAGAAGTAAATCACGTTATTGGAGCAGTTAAGGAAATTCGTGAAACGACAGATTTGAAAATTTGCTGTTGTTTAGGATTTTTAAATGAAGATCAAGCAGGTCAGTTAGCAGAAGCTGGTGTGCATCGTTATAACCACAATTTAAATACGCATGCCAACAATTATGATAGCATTTGTTCAACGCATACGTATGACGATCGTGTTGATACAGTCCAAAAAGCGAAGCAAGCCGGTATTTCTCCATGTTCTGGAGCGATTTTCGGAATGGGAGAAACGATTGAACAGCGCGCTGAAATTGCCTTTGAATTACAACGTTTAGATGCGGATTCTATTCCGTGTAATTTCCTTGTTGCTGTAAAGGGCACTCCGCTGGAAGGACAAAAAGAATTAACACCTGTAGAATGTTTAAAAGTGCTGGCGATGATGCGTTTTGTAAATCCAACGAAAGAAATTCGTATTTCAGGCGGTCGAGAACTTAATTTACGTTCTGTACAGCCACTTGGTTTATTTGCAGCAAACTCTATTTTTGTCGGGGACTATTTAACAACAGCTGGACAAGAGCCGACTGCGGACTGGGGTATGATTGAAGATTTAGGATTTGAGATTGAAGAATGTGCGCTATAA
- a CDS encoding ribbon-helix-helix domain-containing protein, with translation MTIGEIIDSLNRRESIAIIAKRLEMSPYTLSKKLRVIGYEYDGEQKKRIFIGDGEEPRHLQIQEATALQYAKTDYQLLIYEQLQSIYELLRKREEVSVQIISKSTEKKKRTFSINIEVLARLDVISESKGIQKSKIVEEALQEFLQRYDVNHEPYPEK, from the coding sequence GTGACGATTGGAGAAATTATTGATTCTTTAAATAGACGCGAATCAATCGCTATTATAGCGAAACGGCTTGAAATGAGCCCATATACATTATCAAAGAAATTAAGGGTGATTGGATATGAATATGATGGAGAGCAGAAAAAACGTATCTTTATAGGTGATGGTGAAGAGCCACGTCATTTGCAAATCCAAGAAGCTACTGCCCTTCAATATGCAAAAACAGACTATCAATTACTAATTTACGAACAATTACAAAGCATTTATGAATTGCTAAGAAAAAGAGAAGAAGTAAGTGTTCAAATTATAAGTAAGAGCACAGAGAAAAAGAAACGGACCTTTTCGATTAATATAGAAGTATTAGCAAGACTAGATGTTATATCGGAATCGAAAGGGATTCAAAAGTCTAAAATTGTAGAAGAAGCACTACAGGAATTTTTGCAACGGTATGATGTTAATCATGAACCGTATCCAGAGAAATAA
- a CDS encoding Na+/H+ antiporter family protein, with protein sequence MNAVLIAVAVMLLLSLLRVQVIVAIIVGALTGGLIGGLGISETISTFTAGLGNSAPIALSYAMLGGFAISLSKTGLPDAMIQSALKWIGNEQDTKKQVYSKILILFIILTMACFSQNIIPVHIAFIPILIPALLKVLNELRVDRRLVTCIITFGLITPYMWIPAGFGKIYHDVLQTNAAQSGLTFDVALIPKAMTIPAIGMIIGLCVAVFITYRKPRTYETEQIHAAQNEIVPYTKRSITFGLLSIIATLTVQLATESMIFGALAGIIVLSVSGSLPLKEADAILTSGMRMMSFIGFVMISAAGFGAVLRKTGHVESLVQTSAHIIGNNKPLAAFLMLVIGLLVTMGIGSSFSTIPILTTIFVPLCVQLGFSPMATIAIIGTAGALGDAGSPASDSTLGPTSGLNVDGQHHHIWDTCVPTFLHYNIPLLIFGFIAAITL encoded by the coding sequence ATGAACGCTGTACTCATCGCAGTAGCAGTCATGCTACTGCTTAGTTTGTTACGTGTCCAAGTCATTGTCGCCATTATCGTTGGAGCTTTAACAGGCGGACTTATCGGCGGACTCGGTATTTCAGAAACAATTAGTACTTTTACAGCAGGTCTTGGGAACAGTGCTCCTATCGCATTAAGCTACGCAATGCTCGGTGGATTTGCTATTTCCCTTTCAAAAACAGGACTTCCTGATGCAATGATCCAATCAGCTTTAAAATGGATTGGCAACGAACAAGACACGAAAAAACAAGTCTATTCTAAAATACTTATATTATTTATCATTTTAACAATGGCTTGTTTCTCACAAAATATTATCCCTGTTCATATCGCCTTCATCCCAATCTTAATTCCAGCACTTTTAAAAGTATTAAATGAGCTGAGGGTGGATCGCAGACTTGTTACATGTATTATTACATTCGGGTTAATTACCCCTTATATGTGGATCCCTGCAGGGTTCGGAAAAATTTATCATGACGTATTGCAAACAAATGCTGCGCAAAGCGGTCTTACATTTGATGTCGCACTTATTCCAAAAGCAATGACTATTCCAGCAATCGGTATGATTATCGGATTATGTGTAGCGGTTTTTATTACATACCGAAAACCACGTACATATGAAACAGAACAAATTCATGCTGCACAGAATGAAATCGTTCCCTATACGAAAAGAAGTATTACTTTTGGTTTATTATCAATAATTGCTACATTAACTGTGCAATTAGCAACAGAATCAATGATTTTTGGTGCTTTAGCAGGTATTATCGTCTTATCAGTTAGCGGTAGTCTCCCTCTTAAAGAAGCCGATGCTATTTTAACGAGTGGAATGCGTATGATGTCCTTTATCGGATTTGTTATGATTTCTGCCGCTGGATTTGGCGCTGTTCTTCGAAAAACTGGACATGTTGAATCTCTTGTGCAAACGAGTGCACATATAATCGGAAATAATAAACCACTTGCTGCATTTCTTATGCTCGTTATTGGACTTCTCGTTACGATGGGAATTGGTTCTTCCTTTTCAACCATCCCAATCTTAACAACAATTTTCGTACCGTTATGTGTCCAGCTCGGATTTAGTCCAATGGCTACAATCGCAATTATCGGTACAGCTGGTGCACTTGGTGATGCAGGTTCTCCAGCATCTGATAGTACACTTGGACCAACATCCGGTTTAAATGTTGATGGTCAGCACCACCATATATGGGATACGTGCGTTCCAACTTTTCTGCACTATAATATACCGTTACTTATATTCGGCTTTATTGCCGCAATTACACTATAA